One window of the Haloarcula halobia genome contains the following:
- a CDS encoding DUF2309 domain-containing protein produces MTTETTIRDSIDKAATIVGSVWPIHSFVTANPLSGFEDLPFDQAVTQAADLLGGRGYPRPETYRAALEDGQIDPGILEAELAERGFEADPETLLGRMDTDVEHDAPDTATERVDHVLTKWLAAFLDEGRAEWEMPNGEAGFYVAFRTVAEHDGDIPDEGIVGNLPDTPLAALETLLEPYPESQWVPIFEEQLAALPGWTGFVKQRAEDGEDWQSASPITLAGYLAARLSLYDAFDVDVEPSTGPDSADAYAVDELADAFLTAWEASYRNDVVEHVADGSESLAERGSSGRPDAQLVFCIDTRSEVIRRHVEAAGDYETHGYAGFFGIPMEYQGYDADVAVDACPPILEPQHRISEVPTDDDRRASHAKWTSLREAARSIIKALKTNPATAFGFVEHAGSGYGLALAARTLVPGRVADLFDAADAVPDEHAFCDQTVHHQHTYAGDLPVGLTHEEQVEYAATAFELMGWEAFGRLVVVTGHASETANNPYDASLDCGACAGNPGGPNARVLASICNDPDVQASLRERGIDVPEDTVFLAGEHNTTTDEVDLFDGHVPESHADELEQLRADLATARANATAERAASMGADATTGLSETERRAADWAESRPEWGLAGNAGFVVGPRELTRDLDLDGRSFLHSYDWSTDPEGDALEAILTGPMVVTQWINAQYYFSTVDNAVYGSGSKVTHNPVGNVGVYQGNGGDLMTGLPFESLMAADGDPYHQPLRLSTVVHAPVERTTEVLADHDGLTELLDNDWLSLTVVDPTRDHRAFHYEADLEWTPVAGESEVPSAEASAPTVADD; encoded by the coding sequence ATGACCACTGAGACGACGATTCGAGACAGCATCGACAAGGCAGCGACCATCGTCGGGTCGGTCTGGCCGATCCACTCGTTCGTGACGGCCAACCCTCTCTCGGGGTTCGAGGACCTCCCGTTCGACCAGGCCGTGACCCAGGCAGCCGACCTGCTCGGGGGTCGCGGCTACCCGCGCCCAGAGACCTACCGCGCCGCCCTCGAAGACGGGCAGATAGACCCCGGGATACTCGAGGCAGAGCTCGCGGAGCGCGGCTTCGAGGCCGACCCCGAGACGCTGCTCGGCCGCATGGACACCGACGTCGAGCACGACGCCCCGGACACCGCCACCGAGCGCGTCGACCACGTCCTGACGAAGTGGCTGGCGGCCTTCCTCGACGAGGGGCGCGCCGAGTGGGAAATGCCGAACGGCGAAGCCGGGTTCTACGTCGCTTTCCGGACGGTGGCCGAGCACGACGGCGACATCCCCGACGAGGGGATCGTCGGGAACCTGCCCGACACGCCGCTGGCGGCCCTCGAGACGCTGCTGGAACCGTACCCGGAGAGCCAGTGGGTCCCGATCTTCGAGGAGCAACTGGCCGCGCTTCCGGGCTGGACCGGGTTCGTCAAACAGCGTGCCGAGGACGGCGAGGACTGGCAGTCTGCCTCCCCGATCACGCTCGCGGGCTACCTCGCTGCCCGCCTCTCGTTGTACGACGCGTTCGACGTCGATGTCGAGCCCTCGACCGGCCCCGATAGCGCCGACGCCTACGCCGTCGACGAACTCGCCGACGCGTTCCTGACCGCCTGGGAGGCGAGTTACCGCAACGACGTCGTCGAACACGTCGCCGACGGGAGCGAGTCCCTCGCCGAGCGTGGGTCGTCGGGGCGCCCCGACGCGCAACTGGTCTTTTGCATCGACACCCGGTCTGAGGTCATCCGCCGTCACGTCGAGGCCGCAGGCGACTACGAGACCCACGGCTACGCCGGGTTCTTCGGTATCCCGATGGAGTACCAGGGCTACGACGCCGACGTGGCCGTCGACGCCTGCCCACCAATCCTCGAGCCACAGCACCGCATCTCCGAGGTACCGACCGACGACGACAGACGGGCGAGTCACGCGAAGTGGACCAGCCTCCGCGAGGCCGCGCGTTCGATCATCAAGGCGCTGAAGACGAACCCCGCGACGGCCTTCGGCTTCGTCGAGCACGCCGGGAGCGGGTACGGGTTGGCACTCGCCGCCCGGACGCTCGTCCCCGGCCGCGTCGCCGATCTGTTCGACGCTGCCGACGCGGTCCCCGACGAACACGCGTTCTGCGACCAGACCGTCCACCACCAGCACACCTACGCCGGCGACCTCCCGGTGGGACTGACCCACGAGGAGCAAGTCGAGTACGCCGCGACCGCCTTCGAGTTGATGGGCTGGGAGGCGTTCGGTCGCCTGGTCGTCGTCACCGGCCACGCCAGCGAGACGGCGAACAACCCCTACGACGCGAGCCTCGACTGCGGGGCCTGTGCCGGTAACCCCGGCGGCCCGAACGCGCGCGTGCTCGCGTCAATCTGCAACGACCCGGACGTCCAGGCGTCGCTGCGCGAACGCGGCATCGACGTGCCGGAAGACACCGTCTTCCTCGCCGGCGAACACAACACGACGACCGACGAGGTCGACCTGTTCGACGGCCACGTCCCCGAGAGCCACGCCGACGAGCTCGAACAGTTGCGCGCGGACCTCGCGACCGCCCGCGCGAACGCGACAGCCGAGCGCGCTGCGTCGATGGGCGCGGACGCCACGACGGGCCTCAGCGAGACGGAACGCCGCGCTGCCGACTGGGCCGAGTCCCGCCCCGAGTGGGGGCTGGCCGGCAACGCCGGGTTCGTCGTGGGCCCACGCGAGCTGACACGCGACCTGGACCTGGACGGCCGTTCGTTCCTCCACTCCTACGACTGGTCGACAGACCCCGAGGGCGACGCGCTCGAAGCGATACTCACGGGCCCGATGGTCGTCACGCAGTGGATCAACGCCCAGTACTACTTCTCGACGGTCGACAACGCCGTCTACGGCAGCGGGTCGAAGGTGACCCACAACCCCGTCGGGAACGTCGGGGTCTACCAGGGCAACGGCGGCGACCTGATGACCGGCCTCCCGTTCGAGTCCCTGATGGCCGCGGACGGCGACCCGTATCACCAGCCGCTCCGCCTCTCGACGGTCGTCCACGCCCCGGTCGAGCGCACCACCGAGGTCCTGGCCGACCACGACGGACTGACCGAACTGCTGGACAACGACTGGCTCTCGCTGACGGTCGTCGACCCCACCCGGGACCACCGCGCGTTCCACTACGAGGCGGACCTGGAGTGGACCCCGGTGGCCGGAGAGTCGGAGGTCCCGTCGGCGGAAGCGAGCGCGCCGACGGTCGCGGACGACTGA
- a CDS encoding ABC transporter ATP-binding protein, whose product MVDESVFDEERPKRVRNNGAGDSQTAAGTTGATGASAASELVGEDLAIGYPTTDDPVVECESVVIPAGEVTALVGPNGSGKSTLLKAMADQVAPERGQILLDGEAVQSLDSKALATRLGLLSQENESPGSITVEDLVYHGRYPHRGFFESVTADDESAVDRAIDLAGVDHLRDAELGTLSGGQKQLAWIAMVLAQETDVLLLDEPTTYLDLHHQLRVMEVVQTLNREEGATVGIVLHDIGQAARFVDNLIAMKDGEPYDWGPPNEVVTESLLADVFQVEADVDSESSTGPHIAPHRAIEE is encoded by the coding sequence ATGGTCGACGAGAGCGTCTTCGACGAGGAACGACCGAAGCGCGTCCGAAACAACGGCGCGGGTGACTCGCAGACCGCGGCCGGTACCACCGGGGCAACCGGAGCGTCGGCCGCGAGCGAACTCGTCGGCGAGGACCTCGCCATCGGCTATCCGACCACGGACGACCCGGTCGTCGAGTGCGAGAGCGTCGTCATCCCCGCCGGCGAGGTGACGGCCCTCGTCGGCCCAAACGGGAGCGGCAAGAGCACGCTCCTGAAGGCGATGGCCGACCAGGTCGCGCCCGAACGGGGGCAGATACTCCTCGACGGCGAGGCTGTCCAGTCGCTGGACTCGAAGGCCCTCGCGACCCGCCTGGGCCTGCTCTCCCAGGAGAACGAGTCACCGGGCTCGATAACGGTCGAGGACCTGGTCTACCACGGGCGGTACCCCCACCGCGGGTTCTTCGAGTCCGTCACGGCGGACGACGAGTCGGCCGTCGACCGGGCCATCGACCTCGCGGGCGTCGACCACCTCCGGGACGCCGAACTCGGGACCCTGAGCGGCGGACAGAAACAACTCGCCTGGATCGCGATGGTACTGGCCCAGGAGACGGACGTGCTGTTGCTGGACGAACCGACGACCTACCTCGACTTGCACCACCAGCTCCGCGTCATGGAGGTGGTGCAGACGCTCAACCGCGAGGAGGGAGCGACTGTCGGCATCGTCCTGCACGACATCGGCCAGGCCGCCCGGTTCGTGGACAACCTCATCGCGATGAAAGACGGCGAACCGTACGACTGGGGCCCGCCGAACGAGGTGGTGACCGAGTCGCTGCTGGCCGACGTGTTCCAGGTCGAGGCCGACGTCGACAGCGAGAGTTCCACCGGCCCACACATCGCCCCTCACCGGGCGATAGAGGAGTGA
- a CDS encoding DUF7551 domain-containing protein: protein MEFCHRVAAGVFESLYQFGYRDVETAVMGVYLDLAESVGDPDELCLCLLESRAASWTADSPPPRPPASSWGSPHDSRQPIPVSIRSFDAGDARPGWSALGVHLPHGGGRPRRRVAIDGPLGAAYSRWRFGPGFQVLPSRTTRS, encoded by the coding sequence GTGGAGTTCTGTCATCGGGTCGCTGCGGGCGTGTTCGAGTCGCTGTATCAGTTCGGTTACCGCGACGTCGAGACGGCGGTGATGGGCGTCTACCTCGACCTCGCGGAGAGCGTCGGGGACCCGGACGAACTGTGCCTGTGCCTCCTCGAGAGCAGGGCCGCGAGCTGGACCGCAGACTCGCCCCCGCCGCGGCCACCGGCGTCCTCGTGGGGGTCGCCACACGACTCCCGTCAGCCGATTCCAGTCTCGATCCGGTCTTTCGACGCTGGAGACGCTCGACCGGGGTGGTCTGCTCTCGGGGTACACCTGCCGCACGGAGGCGGCCGACCCCGACGACGCGTCGCAATCGACGGTCCCCTCGGCGCTGCTTATTCGCGCTGGAGGTTCGGTCCCGGCTTCCAGGTGTTGCCCTCGAGGACGACCAGGTCGTAG
- the rdfA gene encoding rod-determining factor RdfA, with protein MADATEDRPSSKVARLIDGYDLDGLGAELEARWTGTGEERMSLRDLATLFNKRLLEQRLLDAGMSALETNVDMTYRNLTDEEVSTGVQTDTRSRLERNGVDVDELLSDFVTYQAIRSYLKEWRGAAYEGPSDDEKIQKDLESIQRLMTRTMSVTEERIEKLRNSGRFDLGEFEVFLDAQVLCQECGSQYSVTELFEQRGCDCERDS; from the coding sequence ATGGCTGACGCGACTGAAGACCGTCCGTCGAGCAAAGTAGCTCGGCTCATCGACGGCTACGACCTCGACGGACTCGGCGCGGAACTGGAAGCACGCTGGACCGGCACGGGCGAAGAGCGGATGAGTCTTCGCGACCTCGCGACGCTGTTCAACAAGCGCCTCCTGGAACAGCGGCTCCTCGACGCCGGCATGAGCGCGCTCGAGACGAACGTGGACATGACCTACCGGAACCTCACAGACGAGGAGGTGAGTACCGGTGTGCAGACCGACACGCGCAGTCGACTGGAGCGAAACGGTGTCGACGTCGACGAGCTGTTGAGCGACTTCGTCACGTATCAGGCGATACGCTCGTATCTCAAGGAGTGGCGGGGCGCGGCCTACGAGGGACCGTCAGACGACGAGAAGATACAGAAGGACCTGGAGAGCATTCAGCGACTGATGACCAGGACGATGTCGGTCACGGAGGAGCGCATCGAGAAGCTGCGCAACTCGGGCCGGTTCGACCTCGGGGAGTTCGAGGTGTTCCTCGACGCCCAGGTGCTCTGCCAGGAGTGTGGCTCGCAGTACTCGGTCACGGAACTGTTCGAACAGCGCGGCTGTGACTGCGAACGCGACTCATGA
- a CDS encoding archaea-specific SMC-related protein, whose protein sequence is MSSSSQVSEVARFDVENIGGIDSAQVDIPPGVTVLTGKNATNRTSFLQSIMGAMGSREVTLKGDADEGHIRLEFGGETYERTLTHTGDAVKFSGDPFLEEPEVADLFAFLLETNEPRQSVARGDDLREIIMRPVDTAAIKEEIRSLEAEKEEINEELATIENRKTDLPRLEQRRTELREQIEAKRDELAELEAEIDENSQNIEESRREQQKLESKLDELRETRSEIESIRRKIETQEESIASLRSERSDLEAEREDLPSAPMGEHANLEDEIVRLRERRQSLSTEISDLQSLIQYNEERLEDDDYEVLQTLEDTSTSGEVTDKLLADDEEDLVCWTCGSTVDREQIEATVERLQSLRQEKVAELNDLKTELEDLKDEQSEAERKQRRREHLDEKLDDIAAEIDRRTEQVESLKEQRQSLTETVESLESDVEDLESEDFEEILSLHTEANQLEFEIDRLESDLEDVTEEIETIEGMLEDADELRAEREELGDQLTDLRTKIDQIESQAVEEFNQHMDALLETLEYDNLDRIWIERVERSVREGRRTVDRAMFELHIVRTTENGAAYEDTIDHLSESERKVTGLIFALAGYLVHDLHEVVPFMLLDSLEAIDADRIAALVDYFSDYAEYLVVALLPEDAQALDDDYHRITDI, encoded by the coding sequence ATGAGTTCATCGAGTCAGGTCTCCGAAGTCGCCCGATTCGACGTCGAGAACATCGGCGGAATCGATAGCGCACAGGTCGACATCCCACCCGGGGTAACCGTCCTGACGGGGAAGAACGCGACGAACAGGACCTCCTTCCTCCAGTCCATCATGGGTGCGATGGGCAGTCGGGAGGTAACGCTCAAGGGCGACGCCGACGAGGGGCACATCCGACTCGAGTTCGGCGGCGAAACGTACGAGCGAACGCTCACTCACACGGGAGACGCCGTGAAGTTCTCGGGCGACCCGTTCCTCGAGGAGCCCGAAGTGGCGGATCTCTTCGCGTTCCTGCTCGAGACCAACGAACCACGGCAGTCCGTCGCCCGTGGGGACGACCTCCGGGAGATCATCATGCGCCCCGTGGATACGGCGGCTATCAAGGAGGAGATACGCAGTCTCGAAGCCGAGAAAGAGGAGATAAACGAAGAGCTCGCCACGATCGAGAACCGGAAGACGGACCTCCCCCGGCTCGAACAGCGCCGGACCGAGCTGCGCGAACAGATCGAGGCCAAGCGCGACGAGCTCGCCGAACTCGAGGCGGAGATCGACGAGAACAGCCAGAACATCGAGGAGAGTCGTCGCGAGCAACAGAAGCTCGAGTCGAAGCTCGACGAGCTCCGCGAGACGCGCTCGGAGATCGAGTCCATCCGTCGGAAGATCGAGACCCAGGAGGAGAGCATCGCCTCGCTGAGATCGGAACGGAGCGACCTCGAGGCCGAACGCGAGGACCTCCCGTCGGCCCCGATGGGCGAACACGCGAACCTCGAGGACGAGATCGTCCGACTCAGGGAGCGGCGGCAGTCGCTCAGCACGGAGATCTCCGACCTCCAGAGTCTCATCCAGTACAACGAGGAGCGCCTCGAGGACGACGACTACGAGGTCCTGCAGACACTCGAGGACACGTCGACGAGTGGCGAGGTGACGGACAAGCTGCTCGCCGACGACGAGGAGGACCTGGTCTGCTGGACCTGTGGGTCGACCGTCGACCGCGAACAGATAGAGGCGACCGTCGAGCGGCTCCAGTCGCTGCGCCAGGAGAAAGTCGCCGAACTGAACGACCTCAAGACGGAACTGGAAGACCTCAAGGACGAGCAGTCGGAGGCCGAGCGCAAACAGCGCCGGCGAGAGCACTTAGACGAGAAGCTCGACGACATCGCGGCAGAAATCGACCGGCGGACCGAACAGGTCGAGTCGCTCAAGGAACAGCGCCAGTCGCTGACAGAGACGGTCGAGAGCCTCGAGTCCGACGTCGAGGACCTCGAGTCGGAGGACTTCGAGGAGATCCTCTCTCTCCACACGGAGGCCAACCAGCTCGAGTTCGAGATCGACCGCCTCGAGTCAGACCTCGAAGACGTGACAGAGGAGATAGAAACCATCGAGGGGATGCTCGAGGACGCCGACGAGCTCAGAGCCGAGCGCGAGGAGCTGGGTGACCAGCTCACGGACCTCCGGACGAAGATCGACCAGATCGAGAGCCAGGCCGTCGAGGAGTTCAACCAGCACATGGACGCGCTGCTCGAGACCCTCGAGTACGACAACCTGGACCGCATCTGGATCGAGCGGGTCGAGCGCTCCGTCCGCGAGGGGCGTCGCACAGTCGACCGCGCGATGTTCGAACTGCACATCGTCCGGACCACCGAGAACGGCGCGGCATACGAGGACACCATCGATCACCTCAGCGAGAGCGAGCGGAAGGTGACGGGACTCATCTTCGCGCTGGCGGGCTATCTCGTCCACGACCTCCACGAGGTGGTCCCGTTCATGCTGCTCGACTCCCTCGAAGCAATCGACGCAGACCGCATCGCGGCGCTGGTCGATTACTTCAGCGATTACGCCGAGTACCTCGTCGTGGCGCTCCTCCCCGAGGACGCCCAGGCGCTCGACGACGACTACCACAGAATCACAGACATCTGA
- a CDS encoding DUF7260 family protein yields the protein MSTSPARENPHWFLDSLNEYVAEPLETATASLERERRELTAECDALESFRDTVADVRPEVMTGRGQFLVGANGGSSDGTDTVRRAYEETFYAVDHQDEVYDDTLVESIASEFGWDFAAVLRPGSDVQFSRTLKEALLGGVERAIDERQSLLSCVESEEASVERAAADLADLLEPIDSSVLPEWYRSTFENELRAITDTRQQTLHDRTKTFDNHDFCSYLYEEPEWTYPVLTSVARLRESVSIQ from the coding sequence ATGTCAACTTCCCCCGCCCGCGAAAACCCCCACTGGTTCCTCGACTCGCTCAACGAGTACGTCGCGGAACCACTCGAGACGGCGACAGCGTCTCTGGAGCGCGAACGGCGGGAACTCACAGCGGAGTGTGACGCCCTCGAGTCGTTCCGTGACACGGTAGCGGACGTGCGTCCAGAAGTCATGACCGGACGCGGGCAGTTTCTGGTCGGGGCCAACGGGGGGTCGAGCGACGGAACGGACACCGTCCGGCGGGCCTACGAGGAGACGTTCTACGCGGTCGACCACCAGGACGAGGTCTACGATGACACGCTGGTCGAGAGCATCGCGAGCGAGTTCGGCTGGGACTTCGCCGCCGTGTTGCGCCCGGGCAGCGACGTCCAGTTCTCCCGGACGCTCAAGGAGGCCCTGCTCGGCGGCGTCGAACGGGCCATCGACGAGCGCCAGTCGCTTCTCTCCTGCGTCGAGTCCGAAGAGGCCTCGGTCGAACGAGCGGCCGCCGACCTCGCCGACCTCCTCGAGCCGATCGATAGCAGCGTCCTGCCCGAGTGGTACCGGAGCACCTTCGAGAACGAACTGCGGGCCATCACCGACACCAGACAGCAAACGCTCCACGACCGGACCAAGACGTTCGACAACCACGACTTCTGTTCGTACCTCTACGAGGAGCCCGAGTGGACCTACCCCGTCCTGACGAGCGTCGCCCGCCTGCGGGAATCGGTGTCGATCCAGTAG